The DNA region ATATCAACACCACCACCGAGTGCTGAAAAGATCGCTTGAGCTCGACGCAATTGGAAATCATTTTTAGACCATGTCGTACGTCTTCCTTGGTAGTAAATTGATTGAGGTGCATTCACCATAAAATCACGTGCAACTTGGTAAATATCGGCTGCTTTAATACCTGTAATTTTCTCAGCCCATTCAGGAGTGTAGTTATTACTTAAAATATGTTCTTTATAGGCATCAAAACCATTAAAATAGTTTTCAACAAACGCTTTATTGTAAATCTCTTCTTTGATCGCAACATAAGTGAGTGCTAGAACAAAAGCTAAATCAGTTCCAACATTAATAGCAAGCCATTTGTCACTTTTGGCTGCAGTATTGGTAAAGCGAGGATCGACGGTTACGAGTTTTGCACCACGACCTTTGGTACGTTTGAAAAAATCCATGGTATCGGGAGTCACAATGGCTTCCGCACGATTGGCTCCTGCCATAATGACATACTTGGCATTGTCCAAGTCGGCTTGACCATAACCACCAATGGTGAGTGAATACCCTGAAACGGTTGTTGCAAGACAAAGACTTACATGGTTAAGAAAATGAGAAGAACCAAACATCGTAAAGAAACTGTGGAACGTATGTTCTGCCATACCTTCTCCCGCACAAAAAGCTACGGTTGAACGGTTATCTTTCTCTTCATCTAAAATTTTGGTGAGTTTTTCATTAATGTAAGCATATGCTTCGTCCCAACTGACGCGCTTAAACTTGCCACTTCCTTTTTCACCATCACGAATTAACGGATACTTTAAACGATCTGGATCATACAGTGCTTGAATACCTGAATTGCCTCTTGCACAAAGCATATTACGTGATTTTGGGAAAAGTGGGTTCGGATCAAGTTTTTCAACGACTCCATTGTGTACATGCGCAATTGCCGCACATTTATTAACACACATTTCACATAATGTTGCTACTCTTTTATCTTCATTGCCAACTTTTTTGGCTGGTGATGTAGCGCTCGCCATAATGGAAGAGGAACTAAGGCTCACTCCGCCAGCGATAGACATCGCTACACTCCCTTGAAGAAATCTCCTTCTCGAGATCTCTACTTTCATCGCGTCTCCTTGTTATCTTTTGCCTTTAAGTTTCGTACTTTAAAACTGGGTTTAAAAGTACGTCTTTGTATATCCATTGTAAAGCATCTATCTTAGAAAGAACTTACAAAAGATAAAAAAAAGTATCATAAAATGCAAAAAGCTATATAAACGCCTATTTTAGGTGATTTAAAATGTAATAAATTATGAGATATTTGGATATATTTTAGGTATAAAGTAAATTTTTGTAAACTTTTTTTGCCATTTTTTTCTAATTTTAGATAAAAAAATACGATGAAAGTAAATTTATTCATTTAAGGATAAACACTTATTATAGGCATTTTTATAAATTTTGGTTATATTTTATTAACCTTTTGAAATATTTTAGATATACCCCAAATAAAAAGTACTTCAAATTCAAGATATTCATGTGGATAATTTTGAATCAATGCTTTGGTTTGTGTCACATTTAACCTTCTTTGCCCACCACTAACGCCACTTTTTTTGATGTAGCGAAATTTTGAAAGATTGTCATCAAAAAAGAGGCGAAATGTTTTGATTTCATATTTACATGTAAAATGAGTTTCAAACATTTCGGCTAAGCTTTTTGCGTTGGGTAAAAAGGTAGGCAGATGACTCATCGCATAGATCGTTTCGAAAGTTTTATCGGTAAAAACAGCAAATGCCCCTTCTTTACATGTAAAGACCATTTTGGAGATTAACGCTTTGATATCATTGGCCCATTGCAATGCAGAAGATGAAACCAAAAGATCGTAAGGCGGTGTCAATTTTGAAAGCAATGTAAGTGCCTCAAAATCCTCACAAATAATTTCAACCTCTTTACATGTAGGGTGAAGATCACACATACCTTGAGCACTGTCCACTCCTGTAAAACGCTCTACCTGCCATGTAATATTTTTAAATACGGCACCACTTCCACACCCCAAATCTAAAATTGTTTTAGGCTGAGTTGTAATATGGGAAACTAAATAATGTGCTATATCTTGTTGTAATGCAGTGTAATCATCGTAACGATAGGCATTTTTAGAAAATTCTTTGATATGTTTTGCGATCATGTTAACAGAATATCCACTCTTTTTTAAATAAATTATACTGCCTTCTCTTTTAAAAACGAGACCTTTACATGTAAAAAAATTTAACTATGAGCAATGTAAGTTTAAGATAATTTTTTCTACAATAAATGATCATAAAAATAAAGGGGCAAAAATGTCTAAATGCGGGCGTTTAGGTATTTTGATGTGCCTTATAATAAGCACACCAGTCTGGGCAGCTATCGGTCAAGTTTCACTTTTAAAGGGCGAGGCTATCGCCAACCGCAATCAAAAAATAGTTTCGCTTACCAGTGGCGCAACATTTGAAGAACATGACATCATCACAACACGTGCAAACAGTCAAATTCAGCTCACCTTTGAAGATAAAACGGTCATTACGCTGGGTAGTGAAAGTGTATTAAATATTCAAGAGTACCTTAATGATGCAGAACAACCTAAAGCCAAATTCAAATTTGGCCAAGGCACTTTTAAAAGTATCACGGGACAAATTGGTAAAAAAGCACCTGAAAATTTTAAACTTGAAACATCCACTGCCACGATTGGTATTCGGGGTACAACCGTTGCAGGTACAGCTGCTGCAGAAGGTTCACAAAATACTGTAGAACTTCTTGCATGCCTTGATGGAGAAATTGTTGTTTCGAATAATCATGGTAGTGTTATTATAAGCTCGGGATACTTTACACTCGTAAGTCCA from Sulfurospirillum diekertiae includes:
- a CDS encoding methyltransferase domain-containing protein, with amino-acid sequence MIAKHIKEFSKNAYRYDDYTALQQDIAHYLVSHITTQPKTILDLGCGSGAVFKNITWQVERFTGVDSAQGMCDLHPTCKEVEIICEDFEALTLLSKLTPPYDLLVSSSALQWANDIKALISKMVFTCKEGAFAVFTDKTFETIYAMSHLPTFLPNAKSLAEMFETHFTCKYEIKTFRLFFDDNLSKFRYIKKSGVSGGQRRLNVTQTKALIQNYPHEYLEFEVLFIWGISKIFQKVNKI